A region of Haliotis asinina isolate JCU_RB_2024 chromosome 9, JCU_Hal_asi_v2, whole genome shotgun sequence DNA encodes the following proteins:
- the LOC137296424 gene encoding uncharacterized protein yields the protein MSEAEAKRRKPNWNKDEVLLLTELVKTNASVLEGKFGPGVTSAKRQEVWQVITATLNSSGLHPRTKEEVEKKWKNIKSLSKQKYSDFSRMTKGTGGGPAPTPVSPVTNAVIDILGQDNVALTGVPGSLDSTMLQVLDFVPTDERRQEIMAETDASKKRKPNWHKEECLLLAELVKERKTVIEGRFGPGVTSANRHEAWQKITDTLNANGHQQRSKEEVIKKWKNLKSAGKSAYSTFKNSTTATGGGPPPTPISPVTEAVVDCLGRDNTVLTGIGPMSMDSSFIQLLQLDQSFEKELEPSLASPSTSASACTSVCTSATSSAVLEKEKLLLEIEVLKLQKIYLQSKIRKLEE from the exons ATGTCGGAGGCAGAAGCAAAGAGGAGAAAACCTAACTGGAACAAAGATGAAGTACTGCTTTTGACCGAACTCGTCAAAACAAACGCCAGTGTGCTGGAAGGAAAGTTTGGTCCGGGTGTGACATCGGCGAAGCGGCAAGAGGTGTGGCAG GTTATTACAGCAACCCTGAACTCTTCTGGTTTGCATCCAAGAACTAAGGAAGAGGTAGAAAAAAAGTGGAAGAACATAAAGAGTctgtcaaaacaaaaatattcggACTTCAGCAGAATGACTAAAGGAACAG GAGGTGGACCAGCCCCAACACCAGTCAGCCCAGTGACCAATGCTGTCATTGATATTTTAGGCCAGGACAATGTGGCACTGACAGGAGTGCCTGGGTCACTTGACTCAACAATGCTGCAGGTACTTGACTTTGTACCAACTGATGAAAG ACGACAAGAAATCATGGCCGAGACCGATGctagcaagaaaagaaaacccaaCTGGCATAAAGAAGAATGTCTGCTGTTAGCAGAATTAGTGAAGGAGAGGAAGACTGTAATAGAGGGGAGATTCGGACCGGGTGTGACTTCGGCAAACCGACATGAGGCGTGGCAG aaaatcaCAGACACCCTCAATGCAAATGGTCACCAACAAAGAAGCAAAGAGGAGGTCATTAAGAAATGGAAGAATCTGAAGAGTGCAGGAAAAAGTGCTTACAGCACATTCAAGAATTCAACAACTGCAACCG GCGGTGGACCACCCCCAACACCTATAAGCCCTGTCACAGAGGCAGTGGTGGACTGTCTTGGCAGGGATAACACTGTCCTAACAGGGATTGGGCCAATGTCAATGGATTCAAGCTTCATACAGCTCCTTCAGCTAGACCAATCCTTCGAAAA AGAGTTAGAGCCATCATTggcatcaccatcaacatcagcatcagcCTGCACATCAGTCTGCACATCAGCTACTTCCTCAGCAGTTTTGGAAAAAGAGAAGTTGTTACTGGAAATTGAGGTTCTGAAATTACAGAAAATTTATCTTCAGTCAAAAATCAGGAAATTGGAAGAATAG